The Crateriforma spongiae sequence GTAACGCTTGGCGGCAAACCCAAGTGAAAAGTCAGATCATCGGTGACGGTGGCGAAATCCAGGGTGTCGGTACCCTCGCCACTCCGCTCGACGACCTCATCTCCCAGTCCCCAAGCGGCGGCGAAGACGAAAGTGTCATCGCCCAGGCCGCCGGATGCGGTGTCACTTCCGGATCCACCAATCAGCGTGTCGTCGCCCGATCCGCCACGCAAAACGTCGTCATCTTCGTCACCACGCAGGACATCGTCGCCTTGGCCGCCGTCCAGGACATCATCACCCTGCCACCCCAGAAGTTCGTCGTCGCCGCGATCACCCAGTAGGCGGTCGTCTCCCCCTCGCCCAGACAGCAGATCGTCGCCCTTGCCGCCACGGATGTCATTGCTGAACTCGTCGCCAACCAACACGTCGTTTCCACGACCACCGATGATTTCGGTCACCCCGTTAAGGACCGTGAATTCGATTCCCGCGGATTGATAGGCGGGTGTTTCCGAAAGATTGACGTTGACCGCCTTCTTCACTCCGCCGGTGAACGTCGCGTTGGGGTCCAGAACGTTGGTCGTCGATGACAAGACGACCGATTGCGAATCCGAATTGGTCAGGATTTGCCCCTGAACCAGCTTCGCGCCCTTTTCGATGATGAAGACGTTTTCACCATCGCCCGGCACGAATCGCTCCACATGCTGGGCTTCGGCTTTCCAACCATTTGCCGCTGTCACGCTGATGCGATTGCGCGACTGGATGCGAAAGGTCAAGTTGTCGCCGAATGCGCTGAAATCAAGGGTGTCCAATGATCCGTCGACGGCTGCCGATTCAACAATCTTCGCTCCGTTCCAGTCGTTCGCGGTGAATTCATAGGTTTGATTTCCGCTCGTTGGTCCGAAAGCCTTTGCGTCCGGTCCCACAACCGCCAACATCCGTCGCTCCTCCAACAGTTCCCCACACAGGCGGGCTCGTCGACGACGCAATGACTTTTTCGACAGTCGTCGGCGTCGGACGGATGGATCGTTTCGCTGCATGAATCAGGGCACCAGATACCGGTCGGACAAGCGTGATGCGACGGCCTGCGAGACTCCGTCGCCAGTAAGCTTGTGTAGAACCGGTCGTGAAACCCGCCAAACAGATCCGCTTTGGCTTGCCTGGTATACAGACACACCCATGGGGACCTTCAAACAGTCGTGTCCAACGTCCCCGGCACCGGTGCATCGCGCTGAAACTTGAAGTTTGCTGGCGGGCAACGATCTTGGATGACAACATGGAAACGGACTTCGCTTTCCAGCCGTTTCCTCATCTCCGTCATGCCGCCAATGCCACCCAACGCCGAAGCGTTGTCGATCGAATCGCTGCGACGGATTGAGCAGTGGTGCAGTGAATACGAATCACTGCCTCAGAGGCAACGTTTCCAGCAGTTCCTGGGGCTTGCCAGCGACCAAGAACGCCCGGCCTTGGCGCGAGAACTGGTGGGGCTGGACGCGGAACTGCGAGCCAGCCGAGGTGAAAAGCCACGCGTCGAAGACTATCGATCGCTTTGTGCCGACCCGAGAATCGCGATCAAAGAATCAGAACTTCGTGACTTGGTCTGCGGTCAAGTTCAAGTCGCAGAACCCAAACCGCATTCCACACGCTATCGGTTCATCCAGCGTATCGGTCGTGGCGGAAACGGTGACGTTTGGAAAGTCGAAGACACGGTCGGCCAACGGACGCTGGCACTCAAGCTGCTGCGCGGTCCGCTGGAAAACAGTTCCGCTGCGACGCTGCGGATGAATCGCGAGGCTTTGCTGACCGGGCGGCTACAGCATCCCGGTATTCCACCAATCTATGACCACGGTGTTCTGGAAGACGGCCGCCCCTTTTTCACCATGAAGTTGGTCGGCGGAGAAACGTTTGCCGACACTCTGAAGAACAGGTCCGATTCCAGCGATGAATTGTCACGTTGTCTGGGCATCTTCGAACAACTGGCTCAGACCGTCGCGTATGCACACGCCCAAGGCGTGATCCACCGCGATTTGAAACCTCAAAACGTCATGGTCGGCGCGTTCGGCGAAGTCCAAGTGATGGATTGGGGAATGGCAAAGCCGTCAGCCGAATCGACGTTGGAAACATCCACCACGCAATACGACTCGGATCGCCCCCACGCATCGCTGCAATCCACCCAATCCGATGACGACACGACACGCGGCGCCAACGATGAATCCTGGGATGACTTGCAACAAAGTCTGACGGCCGACGGAGATGTCTTGGGCACACCGGCCTACATGTCGCCGGAACAAGCACGGGGCGAAATCAAAACGCTGGACGCACGCAGCGACGTGTTTGCTTTGGGCGCGATTCTGTTCGAAATCTTGACACGACAAAGATTACATCACGGATGCTCGGTCATCGAATCACTACAGCGGACGACGCTGGGGCAATTCGATGCGGCACTTACGACGCTGCTCAACAGTGACGCGCATCCGGAATTGAAAACGCTTTGTGAAAAATGTCTTAGCACGGACCCGGAAATGCGACCCGCCGACGCGGGCATCGTCTCCGACGCCATGACCGATCACCTGACCGGCGTGGAAAAACGTGCCCGCTCCGCTGAATTACAGCAGCGTGAAGCCAGCGTGCGCAGCAGCGAAGATCGCAAACGACGGCAATTGCAAACGCGAACCGCATTGGTCGTCGCGGTGGTTTCAATCATCGGCGCGGGCGTCGCCATCTGGCAGCGTCGTGAAGCCGTTCGCGCCGGCCAGGAGACGTCCGATGCGCTGGCGTTGGCGGACCAGAGGTTCGACGAGGCACAATCGGTCGTGGATGAATTTCTGACCCGGGTTGCTGATGACAACGGTGTGTTGACTCGCACCTCCGGTGCACAAGCCATTCGTCGCGACCTGATGCAGAAGGCCGTCGACTATTACGAAGACTTGGAAGCCGAATCGAAACAGACGCCGGAGTTCCGTTTCAAGATTGCACAAACGCATCGACGTCTGGGCGAAGTGATGTATTTGCTGTCCCCCGGCGGTGAAAAGCTGGAACATCACGCCGATCAAGCCATCCGGATCTGCGAACAACTGCTTAACGACGATCCGGACAACGCCGCCTACCTTGCGTGCAAGACCGACGCCTATGCGTTGAAGGTCCGAGCGTTATCACAAAGCTGGCGCGATCAACAAGCCCTGCCGATCGCACAGTCGTCACGCGAACTGGCGCGGACTTTGATGGACCTTCGCGGCAACGACGATGATCACTTCCGTTACGCCACTCACACGGGGTTATTGGCACTGATCTATCACCGTTTGAAAGACCGTAACCAGTGCCAAACACTGTTTCAACAAGCGATCCAAATCGCCACGCCAATTCAACAAGCGAACCCGGACAACGGTAGGTATGCGACAAAACTCGCACGCATTCAATCCAACTATGGGGCGTATTGCGGTTGGGGACGCGGCCAATGGAAAGAATGCCGAAAACACTTCCAAATGGCGGTGGATCTGCAGGAACAGGCGGTCCAGCTACAGCCATCGCGAGTGGACTGGTGCCACGGTTTGGCCACGTTCCAGATGAATTTGGCGATGTCACTAACCCACACCGGCGACATCCCCCAAGCGGAATCCATGTTCCGCGATTCGATCCGGTCGCACGAGAAGGTGGTTCGCGAAAACCCGCTGGATGTCGATTCGCGATGGTCGTTGGCGTTGATCTACGGAAACTTTGCGACCTTCTCATTGACTCGTCTGAAAAATGCTGACGACTGTGAACAATTCCTGATCCGCTCCGCGGAACAGTACAAGCTCTTGTCAGACGATCATCCCGATGTGGAGGTCTACATGGAATCGTACACCGACGCGCTTGAATCGCTGATCGATGTGCGAGTTCGAATCGCAAACGCTGATTCCAGGCCAGACGTTCCGAATGATCCGACGATGGTTTTGCGGATCGCCCGACCCGAACTTCAGCTAATACTGGAACAATGGTCGTTGTGGCTGGATGCGCATCCGAAGTCGGATAAGTATCGTCGATCCATTGCCTATTGGTCGGCGCTGTTACCCGAAACGCCCCCGGACCTACTTTTGAAGTCGACGGACCATGTCACGGGCGACCAAGCATCACTTCGCCATTTGGATTCCAAGTGGATCGACGCGCGTGCGTTGGCGCTGATTCGCAGTGATCGTCACACCGAAGCGATCGATTTGTTGAAAATGTGTGAAAGCCAATCGCCTTCTGCGGTTCGCTTGACGATCGAATCCTTGGCCCGCGTAGACCAGGACCCTGATGCCGCAGTAGACTACCTGGGTCGCGCTAAGGCGTACAAATTCAAGATCGGTCATACACGCAGTGATTACCGAATGCTGGCGGAACAGGCCGACGCCGTTTTGGCGAATCTCCAGTCATCCGAATAGTCACCAGACATTCGTTGCCAAGCGTGCCAGGGTCTTGGCGGTACGATCATGGGGCGTCTTCCGAAGCATCGATGATTCTGTCAAGCAATCTTGCCCAGCCGTCGTCGACAAAATTTCCTTCACGTCCCTTCGCCGCGCCTTGTCCGACACGCACGACATCACCGCCATTATCCGTAGCGTCGAAGACGGCGATCCGGACGCCGCCGCAGAACTGTGGAGTCATTGTTTTCCGCGTTTACTGAACTTCTGCCGCGGTCGCCTTCCCGAGCACATGCGGCGTGTCTTGGACGAAGAAGACGTGGCGTTGTCGGCATTCAAAAGCTTCTGCTTGGGCGCAGCCGGCGGTGCCTTCGGCGACATCAAGGGGCGTGACGAACTGTGGAAGTTGTTGTTCTGTATCGCCGGACGGAAGGCACAGGGTTACATTCGCCACCAGAACCGTCAGAAACGTGGGGGCGGCAAAGTCGCCGGTGAATCCATCTTCAAATCCGACGACGATTCGTCCGTTTCGCCCGGGATCGAACAAGTGGCCGATCAGACGCCTTGTCACGTCAGCAAGGCGCATTTCGTCAGCGATTGCGAAACACTTTTCGACATGCTGGACGATCAGAAGCTGCAGATGGTGGCAATCCTACGCATCGAAGGCTACAGCGTCGACGAAATCGCGGCGCGCATGGAATGCTCGCGGCGAAGCGTCGAGCGCCGACTGAATTTGATTCGCCGAATTTGGCAAAGCGCCTTTGACGATGCGGAGCCACCAGAATCAAATCAAGGTAGCGACGGCTGAGTGCACACGCTGTCAATTCATTTCACCGCAAAACTCTGCCCCAACCAGCACGCCCAGCAGGATTCGAACCTGCGACCGTCGGATTAGAAGTCCGATGCTCTATCCAGCTGAGCTATGGGCGCCTGTGCGTGAACGCCGAGATTTTGGCGTTCCAACGGAACACTGGTCAAGCTACTCAATCCGGACCGATTTGGCCACCACGATTCGTCCCGCGCTTCGGTTCGGAAAACGCCCGGTATATCGTCGCACTTCTACTGCGCAAGCGAATCGTCTTCACGCGCATTTTGGGCGGAGCAGAAGGCGACAACTCAAGGGGACTCGCCAACTGGCTAGCCGCTGGCGATGTGGTAAATCGATTCGCTACAGCGTTTGACCGTCCGCAAAAGGTCCGGGTAAGGCTCGCCAAACTCGTTCAATACGCCCGAATGCTGGCGAGCCTGTTTGCGAGGTATGTTTTGCGTAGCATCGATGAGCCCACAGTAGTGCCAGCCGATAAAGTTCGGCCGTGCGAATGCGTTCAAAAAGAACTCCGCGGTCCACTCGGCACGTTGCTGCAAGCTGTCGGCGACCGGGCCATAAGGCCGTGGCATCGTTGGAGTGATCATGGTGAACGCCGAGTCGCCGTTGACGAACGGCATGTCAGCGACCTTGGTCCAACGATCCAGACCCGGCCGCTGCACTTCGTAGCGACCGTACATCTGGTACATCACAAAATCGGTGTACTGGCTCGTGACGGGAAACACGACATCCATCGAATCGGTGTTGGCATTCAACTTGTCTCCACAAAACAAATGATTCGGATCGTAGGTGCGTATGGCATTGCGTGCCGTTTCGTAGTACTTCGCAACTACGGTCTTGAGAAATACCAAGTTGTCTCGCGTTTCGTTCGCGTTCGACAGGTCAGTTGTGGGCCGCCAATCGGTGGCGTTTTCCAATGCATCAAACGAATCGAAGGTCGTCCCATAAGTCTGGTTGAATGACCCGATTTCGCCACGATAGATCTCTTGCATGGTTTTGATATAGGCGCATTTGCCGGCCGAGTTACGGCCCAAGTTTCTTAATCGTCGGGG is a genomic window containing:
- a CDS encoding protein kinase domain-containing protein, which codes for MPPNAEALSIESLRRIEQWCSEYESLPQRQRFQQFLGLASDQERPALARELVGLDAELRASRGEKPRVEDYRSLCADPRIAIKESELRDLVCGQVQVAEPKPHSTRYRFIQRIGRGGNGDVWKVEDTVGQRTLALKLLRGPLENSSAATLRMNREALLTGRLQHPGIPPIYDHGVLEDGRPFFTMKLVGGETFADTLKNRSDSSDELSRCLGIFEQLAQTVAYAHAQGVIHRDLKPQNVMVGAFGEVQVMDWGMAKPSAESTLETSTTQYDSDRPHASLQSTQSDDDTTRGANDESWDDLQQSLTADGDVLGTPAYMSPEQARGEIKTLDARSDVFALGAILFEILTRQRLHHGCSVIESLQRTTLGQFDAALTTLLNSDAHPELKTLCEKCLSTDPEMRPADAGIVSDAMTDHLTGVEKRARSAELQQREASVRSSEDRKRRQLQTRTALVVAVVSIIGAGVAIWQRREAVRAGQETSDALALADQRFDEAQSVVDEFLTRVADDNGVLTRTSGAQAIRRDLMQKAVDYYEDLEAESKQTPEFRFKIAQTHRRLGEVMYLLSPGGEKLEHHADQAIRICEQLLNDDPDNAAYLACKTDAYALKVRALSQSWRDQQALPIAQSSRELARTLMDLRGNDDDHFRYATHTGLLALIYHRLKDRNQCQTLFQQAIQIATPIQQANPDNGRYATKLARIQSNYGAYCGWGRGQWKECRKHFQMAVDLQEQAVQLQPSRVDWCHGLATFQMNLAMSLTHTGDIPQAESMFRDSIRSHEKVVRENPLDVDSRWSLALIYGNFATFSLTRLKNADDCEQFLIRSAEQYKLLSDDHPDVEVYMESYTDALESLIDVRVRIANADSRPDVPNDPTMVLRIARPELQLILEQWSLWLDAHPKSDKYRRSIAYWSALLPETPPDLLLKSTDHVTGDQASLRHLDSKWIDARALALIRSDRHTEAIDLLKMCESQSPSAVRLTIESLARVDQDPDAAVDYLGRAKAYKFKIGHTRSDYRMLAEQADAVLANLQSSE
- a CDS encoding ECF-type sigma factor, yielding MSDTHDITAIIRSVEDGDPDAAAELWSHCFPRLLNFCRGRLPEHMRRVLDEEDVALSAFKSFCLGAAGGAFGDIKGRDELWKLLFCIAGRKAQGYIRHQNRQKRGGGKVAGESIFKSDDDSSVSPGIEQVADQTPCHVSKAHFVSDCETLFDMLDDQKLQMVAILRIEGYSVDEIAARMECSRRSVERRLNLIRRIWQSAFDDAEPPESNQGSDG